TAATATTCTTAACCAAGATCTTAACTCTCAAGCGCTAACGATGGGCGTCATTGTATCTGAAATAGGGGTCAGTCTAGCTCAATCACAACAGTTTGAATCTGGCACGTTTTATTATGGCGTTTCACCTAAATACCAAACGGTAAATACGATCAATTACATTACCGACATTGAAAATTTTGAGTTTGATGACTGGGATGACGACCGTTACCAAAATGATGACAGTAATTTCAACCTTGATGTAGGTATCGCTTTTCAGCACAACGATGGTTATGGCTTTGGCTTTGTTGGTAAAAACCTAATTAAAAATACCTACGACACTGAAATTATCGAAGGGGTACAAGGCCAGTATCAAGTAAGCCCGGTTTACACTGTGAGCGCCAACTATCAAAACCGATACATGGTTGCCGCTATTGATGTGCAGTTAAATGAGTCTGAGGGATACAGCCAAATTGATGGGACATCGACACTATTTGATGCCAATAAGGATAATCAACAAATTGCCGCCATCGGAATCGAGTTTTTCCCGCACAGTTGGGTAAAATTACGCACGGGTTATCAAATGGATTTAACCAATAATACTGACGACAGTATTACTGCTGGTATCGGGATATCTACCTTCAGCTTGTTCCATTTTGACTTATCTGCAAGCTACAGCGACGAACATAGTATGGGAGTTGCACTGCAAACAGGTTTTACTTTCTAATCTGCCATACGTAAATAAAGTAAAATAAGCTGAGGGTCTCTCAGCTTATTTTCAATTATCACATCAACATGAGCCAAATCATTGAAAGGCACGCTAGCGTTCATAACTATAGTTGTTAACCGTTGTTAAAATTAGCTCTTAAAAACAGCTCATCACTGCACTATAGGTTCACACGTTGTAGTGTACGCATTCATCTCAATCACGCCTTGCAAAATAAAGCCATGATAGCGGGCTTTCACCAACTGAAAGTCCATATCAGGGGCAAAGTAATACGTAACTGTTTCAGCACCGGATTGCTCAACAGGAATAACCTTGATTTCCCCCCATGGGGCAATTTGGGTCTTGATGGCAGGCTTTACGTATAATTGATACGGTTCTATTGCATCTGAAGCCTGTCTAATCAAAGCAAATTGACTGCGACCTTGTAGTAAAAACTGACGCATTTGAATCGCCAAAGTATCAACATCTCGCAGCGGAATATGACTTGATTCGTATTGGTCTTTGTCACCGTCAATATCAACTTCAGAACTGAGGCCATCTTGACTAAATTCGACCTTCATATCTCTTGCTCGAAAGCCTGTCACCAGCTGGTGAAACTTTTCAGTAACCCATTCATCTGTCTCATCAGACCAAAATAATTCGGCGCGCTGATTGTATTGAGTACCAATCCCTAAAATACTGGCTTCACTTTCTGACGTCACCACAGCTTCATCGCCTTGCCAAGATTCGGTTCTTTTCATGGTGCCAGTATGTAATCCACTTAGGTAAATATCATAATGAGATGTTCGGCTACACTGTTGAATACCTGACTCTGTTCCTGACTCTGTAATGGGCTCAATAACTGGCTCAATTACAGACACTGATATAGCCTTCACTTCAGTAGCGAATGCATTCACTGTCATTAATAATAGTGATGCTATGGTTACGTTAATTGATAACCGAGCCACATTGATCATTACAATAGATCCCCAACTGAAATACTAAACAAAGTCCTTAAAAGACTTCGTTTACATTAAGGTAAAAGTTCGTTTCATTTTCGCCTACGCCAACATCAAAACGTAAGTTGATATTATCTTTGATTTTAAAGCGAAAGCCCGTACCGTATGATGCTAAAAGCTCTTCAGTTAAGTCGCTAACATTCGGGGCAACACTGCCTACTGCGCCCCAAAAAACCATGCCATAACGCTGAAAAATAGGTAAACGATATTCAACTTGGCCCATCATCATTTGCTCATCACGGTAACGGCCTTTAATAAAGCCGCGCATCGCACTTGAGCCACCTAAATCTGGCAATAAATTCCACGGTACATCGCCACTGGTAAAATGACCTTGTACTTGCCACGCGATTAAACCTGGTGCATTACTTAATATTGAAGTTGAGCTTAAATCAATATAATTAGCAACTTCGACATTGTAAGTTGAAAACGTTGAATATTCGCTATTTTGATACAAACCAGCGTCAATTTGAAATAACCAACCTTGGGTGGCATTTAAACGGTAATCACGTGAATCATAAATACTTGTAACCACGACACCTGAACTAAAGTTGCTCGGTAGTAAGGTGTTTTCATCAACAGGCGCGCCTGTTTCCACTAACTCCAATTTATCAGCACTTGCATAAGTAAAGTCAGCACCAATACCTAAAAAG
This window of the Shewanella goraebulensis genome carries:
- the traF gene encoding conjugal transfer protein TraF; the encoded protein is MLKIAPKNILRYLPICIVAAFTSSAQANSHSFDARSHAMGGVGVSSADFLTAPFHNPALAANFEDNDHVGLLIPSIGVNANDPSDLINNVEDFVDIYDDFKFLTDPTEADAQVVVDQLKKIQGNYAQVQVGTQLAIAIPTNLVAVNLFAQAYADALVFADIADDDLDPSNILNQDLNSQALTMGVIVSEIGVSLAQSQQFESGTFYYGVSPKYQTVNTINYITDIENFEFDDWDDDRYQNDDSNFNLDVGIAFQHNDGYGFGFVGKNLIKNTYDTEIIEGVQGQYQVSPVYTVSANYQNRYMVAAIDVQLNESEGYSQIDGTSTLFDANKDNQQIAAIGIEFFPHSWVKLRTGYQMDLTNNTDDSITAGIGISTFSLFHFDLSASYSDEHSMGVALQTGFTF
- a CDS encoding BamA/TamA family outer membrane protein — translated: MKRILLLSLFAFSSAAVAVEPLFDTSKDMEPTWVDDILSVFGADGEFDDSKPIDMSYLPTAYYTPEKKFGVGLLMVGLYKTDGAKAEDQPSSLVLNSFISMNNSYGIEAENMTFFNGGKQRLLLDLELYNEAAVYYGQGIEDGNIDANHHEYEEQAYSFKPRWMTEVADNYFLGIGADFTYASADKLELVETGAPVDENTLLPSNFSSGVVVTSIYDSRDYRLNATQGWLFQIDAGLYQNSEYSTFSTYNVEVANYIDLSSTSILSNAPGLIAWQVQGHFTSGDVPWNLLPDLGGSSAMRGFIKGRYRDEQMMMGQVEYRLPIFQRYGMVFWGAVGSVAPNVSDLTEELLASYGTGFRFKIKDNINLRFDVGVGENETNFYLNVNEVF